From Anopheles coluzzii chromosome 3, AcolN3, whole genome shotgun sequence, the proteins below share one genomic window:
- the LOC120957697 gene encoding clathrin light chain isoform X6 gives MNAFGDNFEQQSEVDPAAEFLAREQNALAGLEDEIPPVAAGAGTSANGSVNGDPVPKADDNDDFAGFTVPKQVTEEPEKIRKWREDQKARLEEKDREEERKKDELREQARKELEDWYKHHEETISKTKSANRESAKNAEKQFVAETDEIEPGTEWERIAKLCDFNPKTNKSNKDISRMRSIILQLKQNPLQATKKV, from the exons ATGAACGCATTCGGCGATAATTTCGAACAGCAGTCGGAGGTGGATCCGGCGGCCGAGTTTTTGGCCCGCGAACAGAACGCCCTCGCTGGACTGGAGGATGAAATTCCCCCCGTGGCCGCTGGAGCGGGGACCTCCGCCAATGGTTCCGTCAATGGCGATCCCGTGCCGAAAGCAG atgataatgatgattttGCAGGCTTCACAG TGCCGAAGCAAGTGACGGAGGAACCGGAAAAGATACGCAAATGGCGCGAAGATCAGAAGGCTCGCCTGGAGGAAAAGGACCGCGAGGAGGAACGCAAAAAGGACGAACTGCGCGAACAGGCCCGCAAGGAGCTGGAGGACTGGTACAAGCATCACGAGGAAACCATTTCCAAGACAAAGTCAGCCAACAG GGAATCGGCCAA AAACGCCGAAAAGCAGTTCGTGGCTGAGACGGACGAAATCGAACCGGGCACGGAATGGGAACGGATCGCCAAACTGTGCGACTTCAACCCGAAGACGAACAAATCGAACAAAGACATCTCGCGTATGCGTTCCATCATTTTGCAGCTCAAACAGAATCCACTCCAGGCTACGAAGAAGGTTTAA
- the LOC120957697 gene encoding clathrin light chain isoform X5: MNAFGDNFEQQSEVDPAAEFLAREQNALAGLEDEIPPVAAGAGTSANGSVNGDPVPKAEDDNDDFAGFTVPKQVTEEPEKIRKWREDQKARLEEKDREEERKKDELREQARKELEDWYKHHEETISKTKSANRESAKNAEKQFVAETDEIEPGTEWERIAKLCDFNPKTNKSNKDISRMRSIILQLKQNPLQATKKV; encoded by the exons ATGAACGCATTCGGCGATAATTTCGAACAGCAGTCGGAGGTGGATCCGGCGGCCGAGTTTTTGGCCCGCGAACAGAACGCCCTCGCTGGACTGGAGGATGAAATTCCCCCCGTGGCCGCTGGAGCGGGGACCTCCGCCAATGGTTCCGTCAATGGCGATCCCGTGCCGAAAGCAG aagatgataatgatgattttGCAGGCTTCACAG TGCCGAAGCAAGTGACGGAGGAACCGGAAAAGATACGCAAATGGCGCGAAGATCAGAAGGCTCGCCTGGAGGAAAAGGACCGCGAGGAGGAACGCAAAAAGGACGAACTGCGCGAACAGGCCCGCAAGGAGCTGGAGGACTGGTACAAGCATCACGAGGAAACCATTTCCAAGACAAAGTCAGCCAACAG GGAATCGGCCAA AAACGCCGAAAAGCAGTTCGTGGCTGAGACGGACGAAATCGAACCGGGCACGGAATGGGAACGGATCGCCAAACTGTGCGACTTCAACCCGAAGACGAACAAATCGAACAAAGACATCTCGCGTATGCGTTCCATCATTTTGCAGCTCAAACAGAATCCACTCCAGGCTACGAAGAAGGTTTAA
- the LOC120957697 gene encoding clathrin light chain isoform X1 — protein MNAFGDNFEQQSEVDPAAEFLAREQNALAGLEDEIPPVAAGAGTSANGSVNGDPVPKAESTGLENELNGSFEMISNADAQDPPTTTTGDNNLNTEDDNDDFAGFTVPKQVTEEPEKIRKWREDQKARLEEKDREEERKKDELREQARKELEDWYKHHEETISKTKSANRESAKNAEKQFVAETDEIEPGTEWERIAKLCDFNPKTNKSNKDISRMRSIILQLKQNPLQATKKV, from the exons ATGAACGCATTCGGCGATAATTTCGAACAGCAGTCGGAGGTGGATCCGGCGGCCGAGTTTTTGGCCCGCGAACAGAACGCCCTCGCTGGACTGGAGGATGAAATTCCCCCCGTGGCCGCTGGAGCGGGGACCTCCGCCAATGGTTCCGTCAATGGCGATCCCGTGCCGAAAGCAG aATCGACAGGACTCGAAAACGAGCTAAACGGAAGCTTTGAAATGATCAGTAATGCCGATGCGCAAGATCCGCCCACCACTACTACTGGCGATAATAATCTCAACACAG aagatgataatgatgattttGCAGGCTTCACAG TGCCGAAGCAAGTGACGGAGGAACCGGAAAAGATACGCAAATGGCGCGAAGATCAGAAGGCTCGCCTGGAGGAAAAGGACCGCGAGGAGGAACGCAAAAAGGACGAACTGCGCGAACAGGCCCGCAAGGAGCTGGAGGACTGGTACAAGCATCACGAGGAAACCATTTCCAAGACAAAGTCAGCCAACAG GGAATCGGCCAA AAACGCCGAAAAGCAGTTCGTGGCTGAGACGGACGAAATCGAACCGGGCACGGAATGGGAACGGATCGCCAAACTGTGCGACTTCAACCCGAAGACGAACAAATCGAACAAAGACATCTCGCGTATGCGTTCCATCATTTTGCAGCTCAAACAGAATCCACTCCAGGCTACGAAGAAGGTTTAA
- the LOC120957697 gene encoding clathrin light chain isoform X3 — MNAFGDNFEQQSEVDPAAEFLAREQNALAGLEDEIPPVAAGAGTSANGSVNGDPVPKAESTGLENELNGSFEMISNADAQDPPTTTTGDNNLNTEDDNDDFAGFTVPKQVTEEPEKIRKWREDQKARLEEKDREEERKKDELREQARKELEDWYKHHEETISKTKSANRNAEKQFVAETDEIEPGTEWERIAKLCDFNPKTNKSNKDISRMRSIILQLKQNPLQATKKV; from the exons ATGAACGCATTCGGCGATAATTTCGAACAGCAGTCGGAGGTGGATCCGGCGGCCGAGTTTTTGGCCCGCGAACAGAACGCCCTCGCTGGACTGGAGGATGAAATTCCCCCCGTGGCCGCTGGAGCGGGGACCTCCGCCAATGGTTCCGTCAATGGCGATCCCGTGCCGAAAGCAG aATCGACAGGACTCGAAAACGAGCTAAACGGAAGCTTTGAAATGATCAGTAATGCCGATGCGCAAGATCCGCCCACCACTACTACTGGCGATAATAATCTCAACACAG aagatgataatgatgattttGCAGGCTTCACAG TGCCGAAGCAAGTGACGGAGGAACCGGAAAAGATACGCAAATGGCGCGAAGATCAGAAGGCTCGCCTGGAGGAAAAGGACCGCGAGGAGGAACGCAAAAAGGACGAACTGCGCGAACAGGCCCGCAAGGAGCTGGAGGACTGGTACAAGCATCACGAGGAAACCATTTCCAAGACAAAGTCAGCCAACAG AAACGCCGAAAAGCAGTTCGTGGCTGAGACGGACGAAATCGAACCGGGCACGGAATGGGAACGGATCGCCAAACTGTGCGACTTCAACCCGAAGACGAACAAATCGAACAAAGACATCTCGCGTATGCGTTCCATCATTTTGCAGCTCAAACAGAATCCACTCCAGGCTACGAAGAAGGTTTAA
- the LOC120957695 gene encoding NHL repeat-containing protein 2, with the protein MFVVLLRRFSRAGAIRQTPAAFRCETSPIKTIAAAAVRESSRSHHHLIQRTFPHLLHHPSVAVKIGTRMSSSPEGQDAMEVLACNSNQLAEDLYAAGSNAGRRQKLVHDYLKVADRDGKSVTAEFPDGLDWFNVTEPLTLQGSLRGKVVVLDFFTYCCINCMHILPNLKRLEHLYPIEEGLAVVGVHSAKFRNEKDSANIRAAVERYEISHPVVNDNVSAMWRKLRVQCWPTLMILGPRANPLFVIMGEGNYEDLKLYVGSAIRFYREKGEIKRHSLPINLVSSGAIASNMKYPGKVACSVPTGAGGSEEQLFAVSDSGNHRVLIVDSAGTVLHKVGGKQSGFVDGNFTKARFNAPQGVAFQGTDVVFVADNENHAVRRIDLKARLVSTIAGNGTQGNDRTGGKVGREQLLSSPWDVAVYSTRDLDMSFHADEASAPPSKDVLLIAMAGIHQIWALFLQDTIWWKFKKYGAGTCWAIAGNGHEQNRNTSYPQSAAFAQPSGLAINRTAKEVYLADSESSAIRKISLADGKVMAVAGGDRNPLDLFAFGDVDGKQYGAKFQHPLGVAYNPQDGFIYFADTYNHKIKKIDAATNCATTCEFREANGAVRRFNEPAGLCLDRSGQLLYIADTNNHELLVANLTDCTIRPLKLNFRVPEELDSVAGEAEQEGRRSGTLTLKPARPITMHPNAGQSSLRLTFNFTFPEQTTKLTEGAPQQWSLELPAGGWSCDSTKGTIDTKTLQLLIALPPGNDATNGNEPSNPVALTFKLNLCEGDICFPKEFVVLLEVQYSASEAGHPNVDRYDAQETYELQLSRKTVALQQP; encoded by the exons atgtttgttgttttgctgcgtCGTTTCTCGCGAGCTGGTGCGATCCGTCAAACGCCTGCTGCATTCCGATGTGAAACGTCACCGATCAAAAcaatcgctgctgctgccgtgcgTGAAAGTTCCCGATCCCATCATCACCTTATCCAGCGAACGTTTCCCCACCTCCTTCACCACCCGAGCGTCGCCGTCAAGATAGGTACCAGGATGAGCTCGTCGCCCGAGGGTCAGGACGCGATGGAGGTCTTGGCCTgcaacagcaaccagctgGCGGAGGATCTGTACGCGGCCGGCAGCAATGCGGGCAGGCGGCAGAAGCTCGTCCACGACTACCTGAAGGTGGCCGACCGGGACGGCAAAAGCGTGACGGCCGAGTTTCCGGACGGCCTGGACTGGTTCAACGTGACGGAGCCGCTAACGCTGCAGGGATCGCTGCGCGGCAAGGTCGTGGTGCTGGACTTCTTCACCTACTGCTGCATCAACTGCATGCACATCCTGCCGAACCTGAAGCGGCTCGAGCATCTGTACCCGATCGAGGAGGGGCTGGCCGTGGTCGGCGTGCACAGCGCCAAGTTCCGGAACGAGAAGGACTCCGCCAACATCCGGGCGGCGGTCGAGCGGTACGAAATTTCGCACCCCGTCGTGAACGACAACGTGTCGGCGATGTGGCGCAAGCTGCGCGTCCAATGCTGGCCCACGCTGATGATCCTCGGACCGCGGGCCAACCCGCTGTTTGTGATCATGGGCGAGGGCAATTACGAGGACCTGAAGCTGTACGTCGGCAGTGCGATCCGGTTCTACAGGGAGAAGGGCGAGATAAAGCGCCATTCGCTGCCGATCAACCTGGTCAGCAGTGGGGCGATTGCGTCCAACATGAAGTACCCGGGCAAGGTCGCGTGCTCCGTGCCGACCGGTGCGGGCGGCAGCGAGGAGCAACTGTTTGCCGTTTCGGATTCGGGCAACCATCGGGTGCTGATCGTCGACAGTGCTGGCACGGTGCTGCACAAGGTGGGCGGCAAGCAGAGCGGCTTCGTGGACGGTAATTTCACCAAGGCACGGTTCAACGCCCCGCAGGGTGTGGCGTTCCAGGGCACGGACGTGGTGTTTGTGGCGGACAACGAAAACCATGCCGTGCGGCGTATCGACCTGAAGGCGCGGCTCGTCAGCACCATCGCTGGCAATGGCACGCAGGGGAACGACCGCACCGGGGGGAAGGTGGGTCGAGAGCAGCTGCTGTCCTCGCCGTGGGATGTGGCCGTGTACTCGACGCGCGATCTGGACATGTCGTTCCATGCGGACGAGGCGAGCGCACCGCCGTCCAAGGACGTGCTGTTGATAGCGATGGCCGGCATTCACCAGATCTGGGCCCTCTTCCTGCAGGACACCATCTGGTGGAAGTTCAAGAAGTACGGTGCCGGAACGTGCTGGGCTATTGCGGGCAACGGCCACGAGCAGAACCGCAACACATCGTACCCGCAGAGTGCGGCGTTCGCGCAACCGTCCGGGTTGGCGATAAATCGAACGGCGAAGGAGGTCTATCTTGCGGACAGCGAAAGTTCGGCGATCAGGAAAATTTCACTTGCCGATGGCAAAGTGATGGCCGTGGCCGGGGGCGATCGTAATCCATTG GATCTGTTCGCTTTCGGCGATGTGGATGGAAAGCAGTACGGGGCCAAGTTTCAGCACCCGCTCGGTGTAGCCTACAACCCACAGGACGGCTTCATCTACTTCGCCGATACGTACAATCACAAGATTAAGAAAATCGACGCCGCAACGAACTGTGCCACGACGTGCGAGTTCCGTGAAGCGAACGGTGCAGTTAGACGCTTCAACGAACCGGCCGGCCTGTGTTTGGACCGCTCCGGGCAGCTGCTGTACATTGCCGACACCAACAACCACGAGCTGCTGGTGGCCAACCTTACCGACTGTACCATCCGTCCGCTGAAGTTAAATTTCCGCGTGCCGGAAGAGCTGGACAGTGTGGCGGGCGAAGCGGAGCAAGAAGGTCGCCGTTCCGGCACACTGACCCTGAAGCCTGCGCGTCCAATCACAATGCATCCCAACGCGGGTCAGAGCTCCCTCCGGTTGACGTTTAATTTCACCTTCCCCGAGCAAACGACCAAGCTGACCGAGGGCGCACCACAACAATGGTCCCTGGAGCTGCCGGCCGGTGGATGGAGTTGTGACAGTACCAAGGGCACGATCGATACGAAAACGCTTCAGCTGCTGATTGCACTTCCGCCCGGGAACGACGCAACGAATGGCAACGAACCGTCGAATCCGGTCGCGCTTACCTTCAAGCTGAACCTCTGCGAAGGGGACATTTGCTTCCCGAAAGAGTTTGTCGTGCTGCTGGAGGTGCAATACTCGGCGTCCGAAGCGGGCCACCCAAATGTGGACCGTTACGATGCGCAGGAAACGTACGAGCTGCAGCTGTCCCGCAAAACGGTAGCGCTGCAGCAGCCCTAA
- the LOC120957697 gene encoding clathrin light chain isoform X4 yields the protein MNAFGDNFEQQSEVDPAAEFLAREQNALAGLEDEIPPVAAGAGTSANGSVNGDPVPKAESTGLENELNGSFEMISNADAQDPPTTTTGDNNLNTVPKQVTEEPEKIRKWREDQKARLEEKDREEERKKDELREQARKELEDWYKHHEETISKTKSANRESAKNAEKQFVAETDEIEPGTEWERIAKLCDFNPKTNKSNKDISRMRSIILQLKQNPLQATKKV from the exons ATGAACGCATTCGGCGATAATTTCGAACAGCAGTCGGAGGTGGATCCGGCGGCCGAGTTTTTGGCCCGCGAACAGAACGCCCTCGCTGGACTGGAGGATGAAATTCCCCCCGTGGCCGCTGGAGCGGGGACCTCCGCCAATGGTTCCGTCAATGGCGATCCCGTGCCGAAAGCAG aATCGACAGGACTCGAAAACGAGCTAAACGGAAGCTTTGAAATGATCAGTAATGCCGATGCGCAAGATCCGCCCACCACTACTACTGGCGATAATAATCTCAACACAG TGCCGAAGCAAGTGACGGAGGAACCGGAAAAGATACGCAAATGGCGCGAAGATCAGAAGGCTCGCCTGGAGGAAAAGGACCGCGAGGAGGAACGCAAAAAGGACGAACTGCGCGAACAGGCCCGCAAGGAGCTGGAGGACTGGTACAAGCATCACGAGGAAACCATTTCCAAGACAAAGTCAGCCAACAG GGAATCGGCCAA AAACGCCGAAAAGCAGTTCGTGGCTGAGACGGACGAAATCGAACCGGGCACGGAATGGGAACGGATCGCCAAACTGTGCGACTTCAACCCGAAGACGAACAAATCGAACAAAGACATCTCGCGTATGCGTTCCATCATTTTGCAGCTCAAACAGAATCCACTCCAGGCTACGAAGAAGGTTTAA
- the LOC120957698 gene encoding dnaJ homolog subfamily C member 24-like, with translation MSRGSETSSHRLSFYDVLEVSRTATLEEIRRSYQTLALRYHPDKRKASEREAGGDERADQFIRIDEAWKTLRDERLRRIYDAEQMQRAEEYFVNEILTEADFERDAEQGDVLLRTCRCGGYYILPEDVQPGESIYVSCDECSLIVQVNTVPQR, from the coding sequence ATGTCACGCGGCAGTGAGACAAGCAGCCACCGCCTATCGTTCTACGACGTGCTGGAAGTTTCCCGCACAGCCACCTTGGAAGAAATCCGTCGATCCTATCAAACCCTCGCCCTACGATATCACCCGGACAAGCGAAAAGCCTCGGAACGGGAAGCAGGCGGCGACGAACGCGCGGATCAATTCATCCGCATCGATGAGGCGTGGAAAACGCTGCGGGACGAACGTTTGCGTCGAATTTACGACGCCGAGCAGATGCAGCGGGCGGAGGAATACTTTGTGAACGAAATCCTTACCGAGGCCGATTTCGAGCGGGATGCGGAACAGGGGGATGTGCTGTTGCGCACGTGTCGGTGCGGGGGATACTATATTCTGCCGGAGGATGTGCAGCCGGGCGAATCGATCTACGTTTCGTGCGATGAGTGTTCATTGATAGTGCAGGTTAATACAGTGCCGCAGCGTTAA
- the LOC120957697 gene encoding clathrin light chain isoform X2 → MNAFGDNFEQQSEVDPAAEFLAREQNALAGLEDEIPPVAAGAGTSANGSVNGDPVPKAESTGLENELNGSFEMISNADAQDPPTTTTGDNNLNTDDNDDFAGFTVPKQVTEEPEKIRKWREDQKARLEEKDREEERKKDELREQARKELEDWYKHHEETISKTKSANRESAKNAEKQFVAETDEIEPGTEWERIAKLCDFNPKTNKSNKDISRMRSIILQLKQNPLQATKKV, encoded by the exons ATGAACGCATTCGGCGATAATTTCGAACAGCAGTCGGAGGTGGATCCGGCGGCCGAGTTTTTGGCCCGCGAACAGAACGCCCTCGCTGGACTGGAGGATGAAATTCCCCCCGTGGCCGCTGGAGCGGGGACCTCCGCCAATGGTTCCGTCAATGGCGATCCCGTGCCGAAAGCAG aATCGACAGGACTCGAAAACGAGCTAAACGGAAGCTTTGAAATGATCAGTAATGCCGATGCGCAAGATCCGCCCACCACTACTACTGGCGATAATAATCTCAACACAG atgataatgatgattttGCAGGCTTCACAG TGCCGAAGCAAGTGACGGAGGAACCGGAAAAGATACGCAAATGGCGCGAAGATCAGAAGGCTCGCCTGGAGGAAAAGGACCGCGAGGAGGAACGCAAAAAGGACGAACTGCGCGAACAGGCCCGCAAGGAGCTGGAGGACTGGTACAAGCATCACGAGGAAACCATTTCCAAGACAAAGTCAGCCAACAG GGAATCGGCCAA AAACGCCGAAAAGCAGTTCGTGGCTGAGACGGACGAAATCGAACCGGGCACGGAATGGGAACGGATCGCCAAACTGTGCGACTTCAACCCGAAGACGAACAAATCGAACAAAGACATCTCGCGTATGCGTTCCATCATTTTGCAGCTCAAACAGAATCCACTCCAGGCTACGAAGAAGGTTTAA
- the LOC120957694 gene encoding macoilin-2, with product MKRRNADCGKIRRPIKKNKIAEQIGSNTLLYIKFLLLWASVITADFLLEFRFEFLWPFWLLLRSIYDSYKYKGLAFSVLFVCIAVTSDLVCLFFIPVQWLFFAASTYVWVQYVWHTDKGICLPTIILWILFVYLEAAIRWKDSRNIPHLNLCRPFAAHCIGYPVVTLGFGFKSYVGFRIRQRKQREVAKDNDFYMQLLQEALPKEESRALEPLADGATGAGSEQLTSTKELVPVATSGNNHSLNSSSNSATSNRSDTGQHHHHNHHNHNHHHHNHQQQQHHASHSKSAQSYKSSSSGSSSTTHVNGHVSSGSSPSSSSTSTMNGGLNHASHQQQGSSKHRKSLDKDSSSSSSSNSSGSNASSNSTSTFNAGSKMNGGSGGSGGNYSYHQTTTFQQNGGNASTTSSSSSGSSSAGGGSATHSTKENSSTGSRGGDHNGNIHCNGGAVTKDAKDGSGQSLAARKDYDKETTSNSSSAAAGSIGSSSSSSAKHSNRSKSPTESSTHSVAVGSSKSNSNKQNGHISSQYHQPELVQQVACTEVATAGSESKGGGGRSGRKNRLKKAAEQQAQLSAIAKLCATLALASSVTTLTTAAGATLSSGGGGDNATTITSASYTGAGSVPSASVKDNHQHNSEQVKESGDGRSSSSSSGARDSKKDASGMSANGTAKATPAAAGSSSGQASSAGAAPPVATTVVVQKVCESCPRLEGDLKKLRAELSTHRQTENELRQKYDSNTGNLKSCLQAKQKEYDELQSRYQELSSQRQQERQNLQTVERRLGEERRHRQSLEAQLNNERKYRKQAEEKAARSECGESCKMKKQQMEMEIDKLQHEVINAEEGKLMAEKQARNYEQEMRKYELQLRSRESQPNTEVLISALAVMREKNETLEKNLSAETRVKLDLFSALGGTRREVEILTCSLRSKEKEILDLNAKIVQLVAVMPNDALGLTSHGGGGGTDGSSMMRLADAPQLLPQSLSSGHLNGMGPVSGGGAGGGGVAGGTGGVGGMHQTSQQQQQQQQQQQQQQQQQQQQQQPSPLSHMVVQNGPSFCSQLGSLGVLTSTMTTLPSSSVLAGPNSSAANNGCGVVHPSSGTVCVGLPSLGGPGSGNNGGQIVQMQNANSGGANGGNCPSSLDPNATIYTPKNNGMVGGTEA from the exons CAACACCCTGCTCTACATCAAATTCCTCCTATTATGGGCGTCCGTAATAACAGCAGACTTTTTGCTCGAATTCCGTTTTGAATTCCTATGGCCGTTCTGGTTGCTGCTTCGTTCGATATATGATTCCTACAAATATAAAGGATTG GCATTTTCGGTGCTGTTCGTCTGCATAGCGGTGACATCCGATTTGGTATGTCTATTTTTCATCCCCGTTCAGTGGCTATTTTTCGCCGCCAGTACATACGTTTGGGTCCAGTACGTCTGGCATACAG aTAAAGGAATCTGTTTGCCAACGATAATACTGTGGATATTGTTTGTATATCTGGAGGCTGCCATACGATGGAAGGACAGTCGCAATATACCGCATCTCAATCTTTGCCGACCGTTCGCCGCTCATTG CATTGGCTATCCGGTGGTGACGCTTGGGTTCGGTTTCAAGAGTTACGTAGGCTTCCGCATACGGCAACGCAAGCAGCGCGAGGTAGCAAAGGATAACGACTTCTAcatgcagctgctgcaggaagCACTGCCGAAGGAGGAATCCAGGGCGCTAGAACCGCTGGCCGACGGGGCTACCGGGGCGGGCAGTGAGCAGTTGACTTCAACGAAGGAGCTCGTACCCGTAGCGACGTCGGGCAACAACCATAGTCTGAACAGTAGTAGCAACAGTGCTACGAGCAACCGAAGTGATACAGGgcagcatcaccaccacaaTCACCATAATCACAATCATCACCACCATAatcaccaacagcagcagcatcatgcaAGTCACAGTAAGAGCGCGCAGAGCTACAAATCGTCCAGCAGTGGCTCCTCCTCGACGACGCATGTGAATGGGCACGTCAGCAGTGGTAGCTCGCCGTCCTCCTCGTCGACCAGTACGATGAACGGCGGCCTAAATCACGCTTCACACCAACAGCAAGGCTCTTCCAAGCATCGGAAAAGTTTGGACAaggatagcagcagcagcagcagcagcaacagcagcggcagcaatgCGTCATCCAATTCAACCAGTACGTTTAATGCTGGCAGTAAGATGAATGGTGGTAGCGGTGGCAGTGGAGGTAACTACTCCTATCACCAGACCACCACATTCCAACAGAACGGTGGTAACGCtagcaccaccagcagtagctccagcggcagcagtagcgctggtggtggtagcgccACACACAGTACAAAAGAAAACTCGAGCACGGGAAGTCGTGGCGGCGATCATAATGGTAACATTCACTGCAACGGTGGAGCTGTGACAAAGGATGCAAAAGATGGATCCGGGCAGAGTCTGGCCGCTCGTAAAGATTACGACAAGGAGACAACGAGCAACAGTAGCAGTGCGGCCGCCGGTTCGATCGGTTCGTCTTCTTCGAGCTCCGCGAAACACTCCAATCGTTCCAAAAGTCCAACCGAAAGCAGCACGCATAGTGTGGCGGTGGGAAGCAGCAAATCGAACAGTAACAAACAGAACGGCCACATCAGTTCGCAATACCATCAGCCGGAGCTTGTACAGCAGGTGGCGTGTACGGAAGTAGCGACGGCTGGGTCAGAATCGAAAGGGGGTGGTGGTCGTTCCGGGCGCAAAAATCGGCTCAAGAAAGCTGCCGAGCAGCAGGCTCAACTGTCGGCAATTGCTAAACTTTGTGCTACCCTGGCGCTGGCGTCCTCGGTGACCACGCTAACGACAGCGGCCGGGGCCACGTTGTcatccggtggtggtggcgacaATGCAACAACCATCACGTCAGCTTCGTACACCGGGGCTGGCAGTGTGCCGTCTGCCTCCGTTAAGGACAATCACCAACACAATAGCGAACAGGTGAAGGAATCTGGCGATGGCCggtctagcagcagcagtagtggcgCCCGAGACAGCAAAAAAGATGCCAGCGGTATGTCAGCAAATGGAACAGCGAAAGCGACCCCAGCGGCGGCAGGATCGTCGTCTGGGCAAGCTTCATCTGCTGGAGCAGCACCGCCAGTCGCTACTACCGTGGTAGTGCAGAAGGTGTGCGAATCGTGCCCACGGCTCGAAGGTGACCTAAAGAAGTTGCGGGCTGAACTGTCAACTCATCGACAGACAGAGAATGAGCTGCGTCAAAAGTATGATTCCAACACGGGCAACCTGAAATCGTGTCTACAGGCTAAGCAGAAGGAATACGACGAACTACAGAGCAG ATACCAAGAGCTTAGCAGCCAGCGGCAGCAGGAACGGCAAAATTTGCAAACCGTTGAACGACGGCTGGGTGAAGAGCGGCGCCACCGTCAATCGCTCGAGGCTCAGCTGAACAATGAGCGCAAGTACCGGAAGCAGGCCGAGGAGAAGGCGGCGCGCTCCGAGTGTGGCGAGTCGTGCAAGATGAAAAAGCAAcagatggaaatggaaatcgaCAAGCTGCAGCACGAAGTGATAAACGCGGAGGAGGGCAAGCTGATGGCCGAAAAGCAGGCTCGCAACTATGAGCAGGAG ATGAGAAAGTACGAGCTACAGCTGCGAAGCCGTGAATCGCAACCCAACACAGAAGTGTTGATCAGCGCTTTGGCCGTGATGCGGGAAAAGAACGAAACGCTGGAGAAGAACCTGTCGGCCGAAACGAGAGTTAAGCTGGACTTATTCTCAGCCCTGGGGGGCACCAGGCGAGAGGTGGAAATTCTCACCT GTTCCTTGCGATcgaaggaaaaggaaataCTCGATCTTAATGCAAAAATCGTGCAGCTCGTGGCGGTCATGCCCAACGATGCCCTCGGGCTGACCAGCCATGGTGGGGGAGGTGGAACGGACGGGTCGTCGATGATGCGATTGGCCGACGCACCACAGCTTCTGCCGCAATCGCTGTCGAGCGGGCATCTGAACGGGATGGGGCCGGTTAGCGGTGGTGGAGCTGGGGGAGGTGGTGTTGCTGGAGGCACAGGCGGGGTAGGCGGTATGCATCAAAccagtcagcagcagcaacagcagcagcaacagcagcaacagcaacaacaacagcagcagcagcagcaacaaccaagcCCATTGTCGCACATGGTGGTGCAGAACGGACCATCGTTCTGCAGTCAATTAGGTAGCCTCGGGGTGCTAACATCCACGATGACGACGCTGCCCTCGTCGTCGGTGCTGGCCGGTCCGAACTCGAGTGCGGCGAACAATGGCTGCGGCGTCGTCCACCCGTCGTCCGGTACTGTCTGCGTCGGTTTGCCATCGCTGGGCGGCCCTGGCAGTGGCAACAATGGAGGACAAATAGTACAAATGCAAAACGCAAACAGTGGTGGCGCCAACGGCGGCAACTGTCCCTCCAGTCTCGATCCGAATGCGACGATTTACACGCCGAAGAACAACGGCATGGTCGGCGGCACCGAAGCCTGA